A DNA window from Bradyrhizobium sp. CCBAU 53421 contains the following coding sequences:
- a CDS encoding ABC transporter permease, whose amino-acid sequence MRLASKPGFWRVAQRECQWLLRDRVALLLIFGVPLFAFVVLTAVFSQPVIRGLGVTIVDTDKSDTSRALTQQVAASPSLRIVDDSGSLASAVQDIRSGKAISAIFVPPNFERDLKADRRPQVVGFYNQQFLTAAGIASSGLNDVLSAAASAAAPANRAAPAPASMGTLSAETIALVNPQKNYAQFLLRALLPTIIHVVITLAAGYSVGSEFRRRNAREWLESAGGDPIAALAGKLAPLFVIFILIMLAQPLILEGVLQIPFKGDVLLMIAAGLLLIIAYLSLGALLQLLVGDLATGLGLAGLIASPAFGYAGVGFPTIGMNTFAQVWSAILPLRWYMAVLMGQAARGLPASESAVPFAALAGLTLLFAALTWWRMASLTRRGWFATARPAEPAVSEQTPPGVGGAFVAEWRRVLGTRSAFSLLFLAPLVYGIYYPQPYLNQILRKLPIAVVDNDLSDLSRQIVETLDASGTLSVTVRARTLAEASTAIDRGYAFAAVQIPPGTERDVLKGLTAHIPVYADATYLFIFRSTAGAVATAIGTLTSELVSRGARADGSLVKAKLANLSPANVLLQPIFNPVGGYASYIVPAAFILILQQTLLIGAAMLTGTALAGSRGAVAGVLGRGIAHLTIYLPAVALYLIVLPRVYGFSALGHLPELFALASVFILATSFMGQAIGAWFTRPENATILLLATSLPQFFTAGFAWPREAIPPAATALGRLFPADSAIDGLVRINQLGASIWEVSHDWLRLWCLGVGYFVLAVVSALVFKRGQQDAQR is encoded by the coding sequence ATGAGGCTGGCCTCAAAGCCCGGATTCTGGCGGGTCGCGCAGCGCGAGTGCCAATGGCTGCTGCGCGACCGCGTGGCCTTGCTGCTGATCTTCGGCGTGCCGCTGTTCGCTTTCGTGGTGCTCACGGCCGTGTTCAGCCAACCGGTGATCCGGGGCCTTGGCGTCACCATCGTCGACACCGACAAGTCGGACACCTCGCGCGCGCTGACACAGCAGGTCGCGGCATCGCCGAGCCTGAGAATTGTCGACGATTCCGGCTCGCTGGCATCAGCCGTGCAGGACATCCGGTCCGGCAAGGCGATCTCGGCGATCTTCGTCCCGCCGAATTTCGAACGCGACCTGAAGGCCGACCGTCGCCCGCAGGTCGTCGGCTTCTACAACCAGCAATTCCTGACCGCGGCCGGCATCGCCTCGTCGGGCCTCAACGATGTGCTGTCCGCGGCGGCGAGCGCGGCCGCTCCCGCCAATCGCGCCGCTCCCGCACCGGCGTCGATGGGGACGCTATCCGCGGAGACCATCGCGCTGGTCAATCCGCAGAAGAACTACGCGCAATTCCTGCTGCGCGCGCTGCTGCCGACCATCATCCACGTGGTGATCACGCTCGCCGCGGGCTATTCGGTCGGCTCCGAATTCCGCCGCCGCAACGCCCGCGAGTGGCTCGAAAGCGCCGGCGGCGATCCGATCGCCGCGCTCGCCGGCAAGCTGGCGCCGCTGTTCGTGATCTTCATCCTGATCATGCTGGCCCAGCCGCTGATCCTCGAGGGCGTGCTGCAGATTCCCTTCAAGGGCGACGTGCTGCTGATGATCGCCGCAGGCCTGCTCCTGATCATCGCCTATCTGTCGCTCGGCGCGCTGTTGCAGCTCCTGGTCGGCGATCTCGCGACAGGGCTCGGACTTGCCGGTCTGATCGCCTCCCCTGCGTTCGGCTATGCCGGTGTCGGCTTTCCCACCATCGGCATGAATACATTCGCGCAGGTCTGGAGCGCGATCCTGCCGCTGCGCTGGTACATGGCGGTGCTGATGGGACAGGCGGCGCGCGGATTGCCGGCATCGGAATCGGCCGTTCCCTTCGCGGCGCTCGCAGGGCTCACGCTGCTGTTTGCCGCGCTCACGTGGTGGCGCATGGCGAGCCTGACGCGCCGGGGTTGGTTTGCGACGGCGCGACCGGCCGAACCGGCGGTCAGCGAGCAGACGCCACCCGGCGTCGGCGGCGCCTTCGTGGCGGAGTGGCGGCGCGTGCTCGGAACGCGCAGCGCCTTCAGCCTGCTGTTCCTGGCACCGTTGGTCTACGGCATCTATTATCCGCAACCCTATCTGAACCAGATCCTGCGCAAGCTGCCGATTGCGGTGGTCGACAATGATCTTAGCGATCTCTCGCGCCAGATCGTCGAGACGCTCGATGCCAGCGGCACATTGAGCGTGACGGTGCGCGCCCGCACCCTTGCGGAGGCAAGCACCGCGATCGACCGCGGTTACGCATTTGCCGCCGTGCAGATTCCGCCCGGCACGGAGCGCGACGTGCTCAAGGGCCTCACCGCGCATATCCCGGTCTACGCCGACGCCACCTATCTGTTCATCTTCCGATCGACCGCAGGCGCCGTCGCCACTGCGATCGGCACGCTGACATCCGAATTGGTGTCGCGGGGCGCCCGCGCCGACGGAAGTCTGGTCAAGGCGAAACTCGCGAACCTCAGCCCGGCCAACGTTCTGCTGCAACCGATCTTCAACCCGGTCGGCGGCTATGCGAGCTACATCGTCCCGGCGGCGTTCATCCTGATCTTGCAACAGACGCTGCTGATCGGCGCGGCGATGCTGACCGGCACGGCGCTGGCAGGCTCCCGCGGCGCAGTCGCCGGCGTGCTCGGGCGCGGCATTGCCCATCTGACCATCTATTTGCCGGCGGTCGCGCTCTATCTGATCGTGCTGCCGCGCGTGTACGGTTTTTCCGCGCTGGGGCATTTGCCGGAGCTGTTCGCGCTCGCGAGTGTGTTCATTCTGGCGACGAGCTTCATGGGACAGGCGATCGGCGCCTGGTTCACGCGGCCGGAGAACGCCACCATCCTGCTGCTGGCGACCAGCCTGCCGCAATTCTTCACCGCCGGCTTCGCCTGGCCGCGCGAGGCCATCCCCCCTGCGGCGACGGCGCTCGGCCGCCTGTTCCCGGCCGACTCGGCGATCGACGGCCTCGTGCGCATCAACCAGCTCGGCGCGAGCATCTGGGAGGTCTCGCACGACTGGCTCAGGCTGTGGTGCCTGGGCGTTGGCTATTTCGTGCTCGCCGTGGTCTCCGCGCTGGTGTTCAAGAGAGGACAGCAAGATGCCCAACGCTAG
- a CDS encoding HlyD family secretion protein, with translation MPAIIVGVIAAIIVALSVYYLLRPEPLLVQGEVDATRLDIAARVDGRVKEIPVERGQNVTAGAVLVKIDNPETLAKQDQMRAAKAVADAQLANVMVGTRVETIAARKAEMERAEAAQVLAQKTFDRAKTLTEQGNAPQARLDQTTDALHEAERGLDQAKSAYEQAVNGYTKEERAIAKANVEKAEADIQSVQSVIDQLAVYAPVAAQVYQRNVEPGEFVSPGVPLVTLINLGDLWIHFDLREDLVKGLKVGDKFDVRIPALDDRHVTVEVKLIATKGEYASWRATRATGDFDLRTFSIRAYPVQPVPELRPGMSAYLDWRSRQ, from the coding sequence ATGCCGGCCATCATCGTCGGCGTCATTGCAGCGATCATCGTTGCGCTCTCGGTCTATTATCTGCTGCGGCCCGAGCCGCTGCTCGTGCAGGGCGAGGTCGATGCAACGCGGCTCGATATCGCCGCGCGCGTTGACGGGCGGGTCAAGGAGATCCCGGTCGAGCGCGGACAGAACGTTACGGCGGGCGCCGTCCTGGTGAAGATCGACAATCCGGAAACGCTCGCAAAACAAGACCAGATGCGGGCCGCCAAGGCCGTTGCTGACGCGCAACTCGCCAACGTCATGGTCGGAACGCGGGTCGAAACCATCGCCGCGCGTAAGGCGGAGATGGAGCGCGCGGAGGCCGCGCAGGTGCTGGCCCAGAAGACCTTCGATCGCGCCAAGACATTGACCGAGCAAGGCAACGCACCGCAGGCGCGTCTCGACCAGACCACCGATGCGCTGCACGAGGCCGAGCGCGGGCTCGATCAGGCGAAATCGGCCTATGAGCAGGCGGTCAACGGTTACACCAAGGAAGAACGCGCGATCGCGAAAGCCAATGTCGAGAAGGCCGAAGCCGACATTCAGAGCGTCCAGTCGGTGATCGACCAGCTCGCGGTCTACGCCCCGGTCGCAGCACAGGTCTATCAGCGCAACGTCGAGCCGGGCGAGTTCGTCTCGCCGGGCGTGCCGCTGGTGACGCTGATCAATCTCGGCGATCTGTGGATCCATTTCGATCTACGCGAGGATCTCGTCAAAGGCCTGAAGGTCGGCGACAAGTTCGACGTCCGGATTCCGGCACTCGACGACCGTCATGTCACGGTTGAGGTCAAGCTGATCGCCACCAAGGGCGAATATGCGAGCTGGCGGGCGACCCGCGCCACCGGCGATTTCGATTTGCGGACATTCTCGATCCGCGCCTATCCAGTGCAGCCGGTGCCCGAGCTGCGGCCCGGCATGAGCGCCTATCTCGACTGGCGGTCGCGCCAATGA
- a CDS encoding HlyD family secretion protein, whose product MPNARRIAIVAIPLVLVAGALIYAEGRATPAPAIVGVVRSTEVRIEPEVNGQLVSIAVEKGAQVHAGDVLAKLSAIELSAQADQARAALAAAVASRNNVYAGVRREQIDSLQAAISKANSRLGYVETQLKRITTLASQNFETQQALDQAENDVAAARAGVAAAQANYDAAVAGPTKEERAIADAQVQAAAAAVAVLERRLDKMVLRAPVDGVVSVIAAEVGENVRAGQPVLMIAAAGKQWLSFNVREDHLDGLAVGNTVNVIRSAAGGATKALITELRPLGVFATWQAERVIGDHDRNTLRLRLDPAGAAEGLEPGMSVRIER is encoded by the coding sequence ATGCCCAACGCTAGGCGCATCGCCATTGTCGCGATCCCGCTTGTGCTCGTCGCGGGGGCGCTGATCTACGCCGAGGGCCGCGCGACGCCGGCGCCCGCCATCGTCGGCGTGGTGCGCTCGACCGAGGTCAGGATCGAGCCGGAAGTCAACGGCCAGCTGGTGTCGATCGCGGTCGAGAAAGGCGCGCAGGTGCACGCGGGCGACGTCCTCGCCAAGCTCTCCGCGATCGAGTTGAGCGCACAGGCCGACCAGGCGCGGGCCGCGCTCGCCGCAGCGGTGGCGAGCCGTAACAACGTCTATGCCGGCGTGCGCCGCGAGCAGATCGACTCGCTGCAGGCTGCGATCTCCAAGGCCAATTCGCGCCTTGGCTATGTGGAGACCCAGCTCAAGCGGATCACCACGCTGGCGAGCCAGAACTTTGAAACCCAGCAGGCGCTCGACCAGGCCGAGAACGATGTTGCCGCCGCGCGCGCCGGCGTGGCGGCGGCGCAGGCGAATTACGATGCCGCCGTCGCGGGGCCGACCAAGGAGGAGCGCGCCATCGCCGACGCGCAGGTGCAGGCGGCCGCAGCCGCCGTCGCGGTGCTCGAGCGCCGTCTCGACAAGATGGTGCTGCGCGCGCCGGTCGACGGCGTGGTCAGCGTGATCGCCGCGGAAGTCGGCGAGAACGTTCGTGCCGGCCAGCCGGTCCTGATGATCGCAGCGGCCGGCAAGCAATGGCTGTCGTTCAATGTGCGCGAGGACCATCTCGACGGTCTTGCGGTCGGCAACACCGTGAACGTGATCCGGAGTGCCGCAGGCGGTGCGACAAAGGCCCTGATCACCGAGTTGCGGCCGCTTGGAGTGTTCGCCACCTGGCAGGCCGAGCGCGTGATCGGTGATCACGATCGCAACACGCTGCGCCTGCGCCTCGACCCCGCGGGCGCCGCCGAAGGTCTCGAGCCTGGCATGAGCGTCCGGATCGAACGTTGA
- a CDS encoding glycerophosphodiester phosphodiesterase family protein, translating into MKQIRSRRKVHVGAMLLGAAALAVLLPSMASAQTGSAPSGTKPFLTVDGKQPLVIGHRGVPGLVPEETEASYELAADLGTDSLEEDLHLTKDCVLVARHNPWLGDNTNVAEVAKTNAAVAARKRRAPGVPVKVKWAQTPTSGPAEYPTDLIDPADPKSVLKALIVDGDDHTNDWSITDFTMAELKEWIAGTTYDAANERPKLFNGKFPVISFQDIIDIAKAKSKATGRTISVYPETKNPTWNNAQAIANGCGSPGSHPLEDALIKIIKENGLNAKDAPIIVQSFEPGSLKYMRSHGLETRQVQLIDGNGVDFKTGKVLLNNIANSRPYDWTVAGDARTFDAMLTPEGLAEIKTYADGIGPWKAYIVPYKISPWKDSTTDGKPYKGSTAEASTQDATSVIADAHKLGLFVHVFTFRNEKKYLAADYRGDPSLEYLKFFRLGVDGVFTDFTHTGVAARAAYLRELGW; encoded by the coding sequence GTGAAGCAGATTCGTTCGCGACGGAAGGTGCATGTTGGAGCGATGCTGCTGGGTGCGGCGGCCTTGGCCGTCCTGCTGCCGTCGATGGCATCAGCGCAAACCGGCTCGGCGCCATCAGGCACAAAACCCTTCCTGACCGTCGACGGCAAGCAGCCGCTGGTGATCGGGCATCGCGGCGTGCCGGGCCTGGTGCCCGAGGAGACCGAGGCATCGTATGAGCTGGCCGCCGACCTCGGCACCGACTCGCTCGAGGAGGACCTGCATCTGACCAAGGATTGCGTGCTGGTGGCCCGTCACAATCCCTGGCTCGGCGACAACACCAACGTCGCCGAGGTGGCGAAGACCAACGCCGCGGTTGCGGCCCGCAAGCGCAGGGCGCCGGGCGTTCCCGTCAAGGTGAAATGGGCGCAAACGCCGACCAGCGGGCCGGCCGAATACCCGACCGATCTGATCGATCCGGCCGATCCCAAATCGGTGCTGAAGGCGCTGATCGTCGACGGCGACGACCATACCAACGACTGGTCGATCACCGATTTCACCATGGCCGAGCTGAAGGAGTGGATCGCCGGCACCACCTATGATGCGGCCAACGAACGGCCAAAGCTGTTCAACGGCAAGTTTCCGGTCATCAGCTTCCAGGACATCATCGACATCGCCAAGGCCAAGAGCAAGGCAACGGGGCGCACGATCTCGGTCTATCCGGAAACCAAGAATCCGACCTGGAACAATGCGCAGGCGATCGCCAATGGCTGCGGCTCGCCCGGCAGCCACCCGCTCGAGGATGCCCTGATCAAGATCATCAAGGAAAACGGCCTCAATGCGAAGGACGCTCCGATCATCGTGCAGAGCTTCGAGCCCGGCAGCCTGAAATACATGCGCAGCCATGGACTGGAAACGCGGCAGGTCCAGCTGATTGACGGCAACGGCGTCGACTTCAAGACCGGCAAGGTGCTGCTCAACAACATCGCCAATTCCCGTCCCTACGACTGGACGGTTGCGGGCGATGCCCGCACCTTCGATGCGATGCTGACGCCCGAGGGCCTCGCGGAGATCAAGACCTATGCCGACGGCATCGGTCCGTGGAAGGCCTATATCGTCCCCTACAAGATCTCACCGTGGAAGGACAGCACCACCGACGGCAAGCCCTACAAGGGATCGACGGCGGAGGCTTCGACGCAGGATGCAACCAGCGTCATTGCCGACGCGCACAAGCTCGGCCTGTTCGTGCATGTCTTCACGTTCCGGAACGAGAAGAAATATCTGGCGGCCGACTACCGCGGCGATCCCAGCCTCGAATATCTGAAGTTCTTCCGTCTCGGCGTCGACGGCGTGTTCACGGATTTCACCCACACCGGCGTCGCCGCCCGCGCGGCGTACTTGCGCGAACTCGGCTGGTGA